From the genome of Hymenobacter gelipurpurascens:
ATGCGGCCGGAGCTGCAGCCGGGCACCTATGTGTATTGCACGGTAGCCTCTCTAAGTGGCCTAGACCTTGAGGAGTGCCTAGGTATTTTTCGGGAAAAGGAAGGCATCACGCTCATCCTGCCCCAAATTACCGCCGACCGGCTGCACCTGGCCTACACCTTCCGGGCCGCCTGGATAACGCTAACGGTGCACTCAGCCCTGGAAGCGGTGGGCCTGATGGCAGCGTTTGCGCAGGTACTGGGCAGCGCCGGCATCAGCTGCAACGTGGTAGCCGCCTTCTATCACGATCATATTTTTGTGGCCGTGCACGACGCTGAAAAAGCCATGCGCCTCTTGCAGCAGCTGGCTGACACCGGAGAAGTGGCCTAGGATTCTGCACAATAGTGGCCTACCACATGAGTGTTTGCTGAGCTCAGCCGTATACCCGCTAGCGCAGTGTGGCACAGCCGCCTGCCGGGCCACCATCGGCCGAAAACTCCAGCACACCCATTTCATGCACAACTTCACCGTAGAGCGCCTTTCTTTTGATACCCTCAGCGAGCTGCCGAATTCTTGGAACAACCAGGATTACCTCGAGCTGCTTCGCCAAATGAACTACGACAACCCCGAGGAGATTGAGCCCGCCGAGCTGAAAGCCATGTGCCTGATGTCGTTGACGGATCTGGAGCCCACCGAAGCCGCGCAGCTTGTGCTGGGCTACCTGTTTTCGGAGGAACTCAATGAGGGCCAAACGGAAAACCTAGCTCACCAGATGCTTACGGAAAAGCTCTGGGAAGAGAACCCGCAGCTAGGCCAGCACCAAGGCTTTTTCAAGGCTACTCAGCTGCTCTATGAGGCCTACAATGGCAAGTTTCCGCGCACGGAAGCCGTGCAGTTTCAGGTACAGCTCACGGCCGTGGAGGCCCCCGACCTTACCCTTTTCGATACGAACCCAGAGGCCCCTCTCTTGCGCTTGCTCGCTCAAGGCATGCCCGACAATACGCTGCTGAAACGCTTGTTCCATGAGCAACTCGATGGCACTAGTTTTCCCGAAGCCCAGGACATTGTGTGGCAGCTGCGCACCGTGAAAAAAGACGACAAGTCTGTTACCCTGGAAATTGTTAGCTCCGCCTACTGGCTCGATGATTTCAAGTACGCCGACACCTATGAGGCTACCACGCAGGCCGACGAATCGGTGGAGGAAGAAAGCCACTAACGGCTGCTTGCTACCTTTTGTAGTTTACGCGGTAACTCCCGACTGGCCTAGGCCAGTCGGGAGTTACTTTTTTAGCTTAACAGGGTTCCAGGCTTGCTGACTGGCAAAGATGTTTTGGAGCGTATAGTGCCTGG
Proteins encoded in this window:
- a CDS encoding ACT domain-containing protein produces the protein MSIGEANLAKLLRTMRPELQPGTYVYCTVASLSGLDLEECLGIFREKEGITLILPQITADRLHLAYTFRAAWITLTVHSALEAVGLMAAFAQVLGSAGISCNVVAAFYHDHIFVAVHDAEKAMRLLQQLADTGEVA